A window of the Xenopus laevis strain J_2021 chromosome 9_10L, Xenopus_laevis_v10.1, whole genome shotgun sequence genome harbors these coding sequences:
- the zmynd8.L gene encoding protein kinase C-binding protein 1 isoform X8 has translation MKQPLTTDPVDVVPQDGRNDFYCWVCHREGQVLCCELCPRVYHAKCLKLTAEPEGDWFCPECEKITVAECIETQSKAMTMLTIEQLSYLLKFALQKMKQPGTEPFQKPVSLEQHPDYAEYIFNPMDLSTLEKNVKKKMYGCTEAFLAEAKWILHNCIIYNGGNHKLTQTAKVIIKICEHEMNEIEVCPECYLAACQKRESWFCEPCSNPHPLVWAKLKGFPFWPAKALRDKDGQVDARFFGQHDRAWVPMNNCYLMSKEIPFSVKKTKSIFNSAMQEMEVYVENIRKRFGVFNYAPFRTPYTPNNHYQMLLDTGNPSAGTAKTDKQEKIKLNFDMTASPKILMSKPMLNSSGGRRISLTDMPRSPMSTNSSVHTGSDAEQEAEKKVASSHFSASEESMDFTDKSTASPKATKPGHGGSITDSPKPFSPQSSTPVSSKQDRSATTGSILNLNLDRSKAEMDLQELSESVLQQSTPTPLVSPKRQIRSRFQLNLDKTIESCKAQLGINEISEDVYTAVEHSDSEESEKTDSSDSEYASDEEQKTKNEHEDGEEKESVKAEKESSSSSSASSLKKKAKPPASADTKDTTKITPTAAEKKDAPSKDKSGLETPKEVTEKAKIAAKEKLKGKDEADSPTVRLGLDSDSESELVIDLGEDQAGREGRKHKKEAKETLAKQQESKAPAVSNTSSQPQPETPILTRSAAQSIPAVGVTVTTSALASVPVAAAATGSPIKKQRPLLPKETVPTGQRVGWNSSSKFQTSSQKWHMQKVQRQQQQQQPAAVPQSPTGTRYQTRQAVKAVQQKDVSPATTTSTITLVTNAPPLPVVTTPTNTINPPISNDLPIATASADVAADIAKYTSKMMDAIKGTMTEIYNDLSKNTTGSTIAEIRRLRIEIEKLQWLHQQELAEMKHNLELTMAEMRQSLEQERDRLIAEVKKQTELEKQQAVDETKKKQWCANCKKEAIFYCCWNTSYCDYPCQQAHWPEHMKSCTQSATATQQEPDPELSTDKSMQPTSSIQPQSTEGSSSTPKEKEGDKSKESVTTIPVVVSPSAGSMSVRGGGVQYVQSGGTAQVRKV, from the exons AAAATCACAGTTGCAGAATGCATAGAGACGCAGAGCAAAGCAATGACAATGCTGACCATCGAACAGCTGTCTTATCTGCTTAAATTTGCACTACAGAAGATGAAGCAGCCGGGG ACAGAGCCGTTCCAGAAGCCGGTATCTTTGGAGCAACACCCTGATtatgcagaatatatatttaatcctatGGATCTTAGTACCTTAGAAAAG aatgtaaagaagaaaatgTACGGTTGCACGGAAGCATTTTTGGCCGAAGCCAAATGGATTTTACACAACTGCATTATTTACAATGGTG gcaaTCACAAGCTGACACAAACAGCAAAAGTTATAATCAAGATTTGTGAGCACGAG ATGAATGAAATCGAAGTCTGTCCTGAATGTTACTTAGCTGCTTGCCAAAAAAGAGAGAGTTGGTTTTGTGAACCCTGT AGCAATCCACACCCATTGGTCTGGGCGAAATTAAAAGGATTTCCCTTCTGGCCTGCAAAAGCACTTAGAGATAAGGATGGACAGGTTGACGCACGATTCTTCGGTCAGCATGACAG AGCCTGGGTACCAATGAATAACTGCTACCTCATGTCCAAAGAGATCCCCTtctctgtgaaaaaaacaaaaagcattttcaACAGCGCCATGCAGGAGATGGAGGTCTATGTAGAGAACATCCGCAAGAGGTTTGGAGTTTTTAATTACGCCCCTTTTCGGACACCTTACACCCCTAACAACCATTACCAAATGCTGCTGGACACCGGGAACCCAAGTGCTGGAACGGCAAAGACCGATAAACAGGAGAAAATCAAACTGAACTTTGACATGACGGCGTCACCGAAAATCCTGATGAGCAAACCCATGCTGAACAGTAGCGGCGGGAGGAGGATTTCTTTAACGGACATGCCTCGCTCACCAATGAGCACAAACTCTTCTGTTCATACTGGATCCGACGCGGAACAGGAGGCGGAGAAGAAAGTAGCGTCGAGTCACTTTAGCGCAAGTGAGGAATCCATGGACTTTACAGATAAGAGCACAG CCTCTCCTAAAGCAACAAAACCTGGCCATGGGGGTAGTATAACAGACAGCCCCAAACCTTTCTCTCCTCAATCATCTACACCCGTGTCCTCCAAGCAAGATCGATCGGCCACCACAGGGAGCATCCTCAACCTCAATCTTG acCGCAGCAAGGCAGAAATGGATTTACAGGAGCTCAGTGAATCGGTCTTACAGCAATCTACACCCACCCCACTTGTATCCCCAAAGAGACAGATCCGGAGCAGATTTCAGCTTAATCTTGACAAAACCATAGAGAGCTGCAAAGCCCAATTAG GGATCAACGAAATCTCCGAGGACGTCTACACGGCTGTGGAACACAGCGACTCCGAGGAATCCGAGAAAACAGACAGCAGCGACAGCGAATACGCCAGCGATGAGGAGCAGAAGACCAAGAACGAACACGAAGATGGCGAGGAGAAGGAGAGcgtcaaagctgaaaaagaatcctcctcttcttcttcggcATCATCGTTAAAGAAGAAAGCCAAGCCACCCGCCTCTGCTGATACCAAGGATACTACAAAAATCACTCCCACGGCCGCCGAGAAAAAAGACGCCCCCTCCAAAGATAAATCCGGTCTGGAAACACCGAAGGAGGTCACGGAAAAGGCCAAAATCGCCGCCAAGGAAAAGCTGAAAGGGAAAGATGAGGCGGACTCTCCCACAGTCCGTCTGGGTTTGGACTCTGATTCTGAAAGTGAACTGGTCATAGATTTGGGAGAGGATCAGGCTGGGCGAGAAGGTCGCAAACACAAGAAAGAAGCAAAGGAAACACTGGCCAAGCAACAAGAAA GTAAAGCCCCTGCTGTGTCAAACACCAGCAGCCAACCCCAGCCAGAAACCCCCATTCTGACCCGGTCAGCAGCCCAGTCTATACCTGCAGTAGGCGTTACCGTGACGACCAGTGCCCTGGCATCAGTACCTGTAGCAGCGGCCGCCACGGGCAGCCCCATCAAAAAGCAAAGGCCACTGCTGCCTAAGGAAACAGTCCCTACTGGGCAGAGAGTGGGGTGGAATTCTTCCAGTAAATTTCAGACCTCGTCCCAGAAATGGCATATGCAGAAAGTACAGAggcaacagcagcaacagcaacCGGCAGCAGTTCCGCAGTCTCCCACCGGAACCAGATACCAGACCCGACAGGCTGTGAAAG CTGTGCAACAGAAAGACGTAAGCCCGGCCACTACGACCTCCACCATAACCCTCGTCACTAACGCTCCTCCGCTGCCTGTGGTAACCACTCCCACAAACACCATAAATCCTCCAATCAGCAACGACCTGCCAATTGCCACTGCTTCTGCTGATGTTGCTGCCGATATtgctaaatacaccagtaaa ATGATGGATGCGATAAAAGGGACGATGACTGAAATCTACAACGACTTGTCTAAGAACACTACTGGGAGCACCATAGCCGAG ATCCGACGATTACGGATTGAAATCGAAAAGCTCCAATGGCTTCACCAGCAGGAACTCGCTGAAATGAAGCACAACCTGG AGCTTACCATGGCTGAGATGAGACAGAGCCTGGAGCAGGAGCGAGACCGGCTAATCGCAGAAGTCAAGAAGCAGACGGAGTTAGAGAAGCAGCAAGCTGTGGATGAGACAAAAAAGAAGCAGTGGTGTGCAAACTGTAAAAAGGAAGCCATCTTTTATTGCTGTTGGAATACAAGTTACTGTGACTACCCTTGTCAGCAAGCCCATTGGCCGGAGCACATGAAATCATGCACCCAGTCAG CTACAGCCACACAGCAAGAGCCTGACCCCGAACTCAGCACCGATAAATCCATGCAGCCGACCTCTAGCATCCAACCACAGTCAACTGAAGGCAGCAGCAGCACCCCAAAAGAAAAGGAGGGTGACAAAAGCAAAGAAAGTGTGACT accaTCCCGGTGGTGGTGAGTCCAAGTGCCGGATCGATGTCGGTGAGAGGAGGAGGAGTCCAGTACGTTCAGAGCGGCGGGACAGCGCAAGTGAGAAAGGTGTAG